One genomic window of Borreliella burgdorferi B31 includes the following:
- a CDS encoding tetratricopeptide repeat protein codes for MRIYLFLNKNYKIFILFLILILNSKLAYSQRLIRIGKEEMKNKNYIQAIETLSDAIKKYPKVQLGYYFLSIAYRENNQLTEAEGALLDGIAVGGEIDYILYYELGNIMFNRGEGYYPLAIKYYSNSIKSRPNYDSALLNRANAYVQQGKITSKEKEYQKAWDSYTMAIHDYSQFITLRSKTEKKDSILLIISYLRNEKINLEQLDKSLKGRTEHIVYAKEDKNQILKDSFKDNLETNSLIELEKLNWQEELYIDE; via the coding sequence ATGAGGATTTATTTATTTTTAAATAAAAATTACAAGATTTTTATTTTATTTTTAATTTTAATATTAAATTCAAAATTGGCATATTCTCAAAGGCTAATTAGAATTGGCAAAGAAGAGATGAAAAACAAAAATTACATTCAAGCAATCGAAACACTAAGTGATGCTATTAAAAAATATCCAAAAGTACAACTCGGCTATTACTTTTTATCAATAGCATACAGAGAAAATAATCAACTAACAGAAGCAGAAGGAGCATTGCTCGATGGAATTGCAGTAGGGGGTGAAATCGACTACATACTATATTATGAATTAGGCAACATAATGTTTAACAGAGGGGAAGGTTACTATCCTTTAGCAATAAAATATTATTCTAATTCTATTAAAAGTAGACCTAATTATGACAGTGCGCTACTAAACAGAGCTAATGCCTATGTTCAACAGGGCAAAATAACTTCTAAAGAAAAAGAATACCAAAAAGCTTGGGACTCTTATACTATGGCTATCCACGACTACTCTCAATTTATTACCCTTAGATCAAAAACAGAAAAAAAAGACAGCATTTTGCTTATAATAAGCTATTTAAGAAATGAAAAAATTAATCTTGAACAACTTGACAAAAGTTTGAAGGGGCGAACCGAGCATATTGTATACGCAAAAGAAGATAAAAATCAAATACTTAAAGATAGTTTTAAAGACAACCTAGAAACAAATTCTTTAATTGAGCTAGAAAAACTTAATTGGCAAGAGGAGTTATACATAGATGAATAA